In Pseudomonas nunensis, a single window of DNA contains:
- a CDS encoding AzlC family ABC transporter permease: MNETSSSQPLMVEPQPSRTFAEASPVVAGYFTVSFVFGLMAVNAGLPVWLPVAMCLFVYAGASQFAALALISSGASLTTIILTTFLINARHMLMSVYMAKALRALGLSRFERWCYAGGLTDESFAFHSVKLGSGAPVNVRYLIGFNLFCHTSWVLGGLLGAICAQYASHLIKYQLDYALTAMMLYVLVSLCNTRNKLIAAAAAVACMGALSLVGSSPFNVFIATFVGCGVGVCLTKRS, translated from the coding sequence ATGAATGAGACGTCCAGCAGCCAGCCGCTGATGGTCGAGCCGCAGCCTTCGCGCACCTTTGCAGAAGCCAGCCCGGTCGTGGCCGGTTACTTCACGGTGTCGTTTGTGTTTGGTTTGATGGCCGTCAACGCCGGGTTGCCCGTTTGGTTGCCGGTCGCCATGTGCCTGTTCGTGTATGCCGGCGCTTCGCAGTTCGCCGCGTTGGCGCTGATCTCCAGCGGTGCGTCGCTGACCACGATTATCCTCACCACGTTTTTGATCAACGCGCGGCACATGCTGATGTCGGTCTACATGGCCAAGGCATTGCGCGCATTGGGCCTCAGCCGATTTGAACGCTGGTGTTATGCCGGCGGGCTGACCGATGAATCGTTCGCCTTCCACAGCGTGAAACTCGGCAGCGGCGCACCGGTCAACGTGCGTTACCTGATCGGCTTCAATCTGTTTTGCCACACCTCATGGGTGCTCGGCGGTTTGCTCGGGGCGATCTGCGCGCAGTACGCATCGCACCTGATCAAGTATCAACTCGACTACGCCCTGACCGCGATGATGCTCTACGTGCTGGTGTCGCTGTGCAACACCCGCAACAAGCTGATCGCCGCTGCGGCCGCGGTCGCCTGCATGGGCGCCTTGAGCCTGGTCGGCAGCTCGCCATTCAACGTATTTATCGCCACATTCGTGGGTTGCGGGGTGGGTGTATGCCTGACCAAACGTTCCTGA
- a CDS encoding GNAT family N-acetyltransferase, whose amino-acid sequence MDSASASVMLWRANAKDALRLERFFRQFDEVSFCEWQDAKCLRGVLVQKTTTAYLALDLNGEVVGAVLGGMLGSRGTINHLAVSPQYRAQGVGQRLVEAASADMKRVGVLRMFLFVDDANLAGKRFWTAQGFCEPRGETTFERDL is encoded by the coding sequence ATGGACAGCGCCTCGGCATCAGTGATGCTGTGGCGGGCGAATGCCAAGGATGCGCTGCGCCTGGAGCGCTTTTTCCGGCAGTTCGACGAAGTGTCGTTCTGCGAGTGGCAGGATGCCAAATGCCTGCGCGGTGTATTGGTGCAGAAGACCACCACCGCGTACCTGGCGCTCGACCTCAATGGCGAAGTGGTCGGCGCGGTGCTGGGCGGCATGCTCGGCAGCCGTGGCACCATCAACCACTTGGCGGTGAGCCCGCAATATCGCGCTCAGGGCGTGGGCCAACGTTTGGTGGAAGCGGCGTCGGCGGATATGAAACGCGTGGGCGTACTGCGGATGTTCCTGTTTGTCGACGATGCTAACCTTGCCGGCAAGCGATTTTGGACTGCCCAGGGTTTTTGCGAGCCGCGTGGCGAAACGACCTTTGAGAGGGACCTATGA
- a CDS encoding 2OG-Fe dioxygenase family protein translates to MIVLNREVGESLRRDKFVNVQGGDFNLYGHFADFVRLTRSWENMEPDSYYGQAESGMRFRRYSDFEYNPVTRDLKQLEHRAYVQSKANNSYVGGMIRHFQDFSDEVINSPVMRSLIDIDFEVYKNVLPPELHDQIWQCQIHQIRIEIKPGKQLEITPEGIHCDGYPFSGVHFWGRNNVEGAESRLYSSHEEQLASTTYQEILDTTFFLDRDMRHYVTPARNVHSHDMAYRQILAISFSRPGTAFDIVR, encoded by the coding sequence ATGATCGTTTTAAACAGAGAAGTTGGCGAATCGCTAAGGCGCGACAAATTTGTCAACGTCCAGGGTGGTGACTTCAATCTCTACGGTCATTTCGCCGACTTCGTCAGACTGACCAGAAGTTGGGAAAACATGGAGCCGGACAGCTATTACGGCCAGGCCGAATCCGGTATGCGTTTCCGTCGCTACAGCGATTTTGAATACAACCCGGTGACCCGCGATCTGAAGCAGCTGGAACACCGTGCCTATGTTCAATCCAAGGCCAACAACAGCTACGTCGGCGGAATGATTCGTCACTTCCAGGACTTCTCCGATGAAGTGATTAATTCGCCGGTGATGCGCAGCCTCATCGACATCGACTTTGAAGTGTACAAAAACGTCCTGCCGCCGGAGCTGCACGATCAAATCTGGCAATGCCAGATCCATCAGATCCGCATCGAGATCAAGCCGGGCAAACAACTGGAAATCACCCCTGAAGGCATTCATTGCGACGGTTATCCGTTCAGCGGCGTGCACTTCTGGGGACGCAACAACGTGGAGGGGGCCGAGAGTCGTCTCTACAGCTCACACGAAGAGCAGTTGGCGTCGACGACCTATCAGGAAATTCTCGACACCACGTTCTTCCTCGATCGCGATATGCGCCACTACGTGACCCCGGCGCGCAATGTGCATTCCCACGACATGGCGTACCGGCAAATCCTGGCGATTTCTTTCTCGCGGCCTGGGACCGCTTTCGACATTGTTCGCTGA
- a CDS encoding OprD family porin produces the protein MLNKRISLIALGMLSATQAMANDQAEAKGFVEDSSLKVLLRNAYINRDYKDGNPDRSEWGQAAIGTFSSGFTQGTVGVGVNAFGLYALNLERSEDRSGAQGIDFFKKGDSGNPANDLSKGGAAVKFRLSSTTLTYGDQMPELPVLNYDNSRLLPESYTGTLITSKEIKGLVLNAGRFTAESRKSAEGRDSGGLKSINVLGGSYQFTEQFKASVYASDVEDVLKKQYVNANYVFPIDKDQSLTLDFNGYRTKLDNSYVRENGITGDDNKIWSLAATFATGPHSFTLAHQRSTGDSNLGYAYGGYQKDQGRVGDGGNTIYLANSYWSDFNAEDERSWQLGYGLDFSTFGVPGLSYNFAYVRGDNITTSTSEGGTEREIFNQFKYVVQSGPAKDLSVKLRSSILRVSQKSSEYNVSGNEVRVFVDYPINIF, from the coding sequence ATGTTGAACAAGCGAATCAGCCTGATCGCTCTGGGGATGTTGAGCGCTACACAGGCCATGGCTAACGACCAGGCCGAAGCCAAGGGATTTGTTGAAGACAGCAGCCTCAAAGTGCTGCTGCGCAACGCCTACATCAATCGTGATTACAAAGACGGCAACCCGGACAGATCCGAGTGGGGCCAAGCGGCCATCGGTACGTTCTCGTCCGGTTTCACCCAAGGCACCGTTGGTGTCGGCGTAAACGCTTTCGGTCTGTACGCCCTCAATCTGGAGCGCAGTGAAGACCGCAGCGGTGCCCAGGGCATCGATTTCTTCAAGAAGGGCGACAGCGGCAACCCGGCCAACGACTTGTCCAAGGGCGGCGCAGCCGTCAAATTCCGTTTGTCGAGCACCACGCTGACCTACGGCGACCAGATGCCGGAATTGCCGGTGCTGAACTACGACAATTCGCGCCTGCTGCCAGAAAGTTACACCGGCACCTTGATCACTTCCAAGGAGATCAAAGGCCTGGTCCTGAACGCCGGTCGCTTCACCGCCGAATCGCGTAAAAGCGCTGAAGGCCGTGATAGCGGTGGCTTGAAGTCGATCAACGTGTTGGGCGGCAGCTACCAGTTCACCGAACAGTTCAAGGCTTCGGTTTACGCGTCCGACGTCGAAGACGTGCTGAAGAAGCAATACGTGAACGCTAACTACGTGTTCCCGATCGACAAGGATCAGTCCCTGACCCTGGACTTCAATGGCTACCGCACCAAGCTGGACAATTCCTACGTCCGCGAAAACGGTATCACCGGCGACGACAACAAGATCTGGAGCCTGGCAGCGACCTTCGCCACCGGCCCGCACTCGTTCACGCTCGCTCACCAGCGCAGCACTGGCGACAGCAACCTGGGCTACGCCTACGGCGGCTATCAGAAAGATCAAGGTCGCGTCGGCGATGGCGGCAACACCATCTACCTGGCCAACTCCTACTGGTCTGACTTCAACGCCGAAGACGAACGCAGCTGGCAGCTGGGCTACGGCCTGGACTTCAGCACTTTCGGCGTTCCGGGCCTGAGCTACAACTTCGCCTATGTGCGCGGTGACAACATCACCACGTCCACCAGCGAAGGTGGCACCGAGCGTGAGATCTTCAACCAGTTCAAGTACGTCGTGCAAAGTGGCCCGGCCAAAGACCTGAGCGTGAAGTTGCGCAGCTCGATCCTGCGTGTGTCGCAGAAATCCAGCGAGTACAACGTCAGCGGTAACGAAGTGCGCGTGTTCGTGGATTACCCGATCAACATCTTCTGA
- a CDS encoding DsbA family protein, whose translation MNLHYIYDPLCGWCYGAKPLVQAAQAVLPVIAHGGGMMTGANRQTVSPQLRNYVMPHDRRIAEFTGQPFGEAYFEGLLRDETAVFDSAPPIAAVLAAEQIAGRGLELLGRLQSAHYLEGRRIADEAVLLELANAIGLEPQIFQSAYKEVDTDRHIKESRALLANVGGQGFPTFALEQNGQFTLIDIGPWLGKPEAFAAWLSQSLPAQAPAAEFQACGLDGCIH comes from the coding sequence ATGAACCTTCACTACATTTACGACCCGTTGTGCGGCTGGTGCTACGGCGCCAAACCTCTGGTGCAGGCCGCCCAAGCCGTACTGCCGGTGATTGCTCACGGCGGCGGCATGATGACCGGCGCCAATCGCCAGACCGTTTCGCCACAACTGCGCAACTACGTGATGCCCCACGATCGGCGCATTGCCGAATTCACCGGCCAGCCGTTTGGCGAGGCGTATTTCGAAGGTTTGCTGCGCGATGAAACCGCTGTCTTCGATTCCGCACCGCCGATTGCCGCGGTGCTGGCGGCCGAGCAGATCGCCGGGCGCGGACTGGAATTGCTGGGTCGTTTGCAGAGTGCTCATTATCTGGAAGGGCGCCGCATCGCTGACGAAGCGGTGCTGCTGGAGTTGGCGAACGCCATCGGTCTCGAACCGCAAATTTTCCAAAGTGCTTATAAAGAAGTCGACACGGATCGCCACATCAAGGAGAGCCGCGCACTGCTGGCCAATGTCGGCGGCCAAGGCTTCCCGACTTTCGCCTTGGAACAGAACGGCCAATTCACTTTGATCGACATCGGCCCGTGGCTGGGTAAGCCTGAAGCGTTTGCCGCATGGCTCAGTCAATCACTTCCAGCCCAAGCCCCGGCGGCTGAGTTTCAAGCATGCGGCCTTGACGGCTGCATCCACTGA
- a CDS encoding TonB-dependent receptor: MPAPFRLTSYSFGLSALLSAGFSYAAPTTLPETSISAETAEADDPRVKETSTATRTATPVRYVPQAIDSIKIANVADYGTNDLGTALSGIPNVSSGADTRFDSLRIRGFDASNDFYLDGIRDDSQYVRDLHNIERIEVLKGPAAVLYGRGSQGGIVNRVSKLPEFGRRSTIEAQGGSEDLRSLYADLSTDPSENISLRLNMGNMDENSFRDGVSGNRKLFAPSMSWQLTPDLNWLVQYEYSRYNRTPDRGVPGVNGRPADVGRDTTYGNDHDFIDDKSQSLRSKLSYELSDNWQLRHTLGVFKLDSDFDNTYQTGYTPATRRVTRQHWQQDLTTRNVFNNVELEGGFDTFGLEHRLLTGIEIGSQRRDPKLYNAATSGAGSSPVPALDLYNPNRDLRHTGRMQVSSDNHTEVESRAVYVQDQLRLNDQWQLLAGLRYDTFDIESTNKLRNISEDRDSHSTSPRVGIVWTPLQNHSFYASWTKTFSPVGGGLIGITPGVAGNSNDLSPELTKQKEIGVKSDWLDDRLSTTLAIYELELYNRRTSDPLNPTVTLLTGEQRSRGVELTGTGKLGGNWYVRGGVGVQDATVVKDNNGFEGKRVSNVAKHNGSLFLTWKPEMGWYAETGLTFVGERYADNLNTTVLPGYGRWDALAGFRQKDWDLRAALNNISDKTYYSSATSQYQIQPGAPRSLVVTGTYSF, translated from the coding sequence ATGCCTGCCCCCTTTCGTCTTACTTCCTACAGTTTTGGCCTCTCTGCTCTGCTGTCTGCCGGTTTTTCCTACGCTGCGCCTACAACCTTGCCCGAAACATCCATCAGCGCCGAAACAGCTGAAGCCGACGACCCACGGGTAAAAGAAACCAGCACCGCCACGCGCACGGCAACCCCGGTGCGTTATGTGCCGCAAGCCATCGACTCGATAAAAATCGCCAACGTCGCGGATTACGGCACCAATGACCTGGGCACTGCGCTCAGCGGCATTCCCAACGTCAGCAGCGGCGCCGACACCCGCTTCGACAGCCTGCGCATCCGTGGTTTCGACGCCAGCAACGACTTCTACCTCGACGGCATCCGCGACGACAGCCAATACGTGCGCGACTTGCACAACATCGAGCGCATCGAAGTGCTCAAGGGCCCGGCCGCCGTGTTGTATGGCCGTGGCAGCCAGGGCGGGATCGTCAACCGCGTCAGCAAGCTGCCGGAATTCGGTCGCCGCTCGACCATCGAAGCCCAAGGCGGCAGCGAAGATTTGCGCAGCCTTTATGCCGACCTCAGCACTGATCCGAGCGAGAACATCAGCCTGCGCTTGAACATGGGCAACATGGACGAAAATAGCTTCCGTGATGGCGTCAGCGGCAACCGCAAATTGTTCGCGCCATCCATGAGCTGGCAACTGACGCCGGACTTGAACTGGCTGGTGCAGTACGAATACAGCCGCTACAACCGCACGCCGGATCGCGGCGTTCCCGGGGTCAATGGGCGCCCGGCGGATGTAGGACGGGATACGACCTACGGCAACGATCACGATTTCATCGACGACAAGTCGCAATCCCTACGCTCAAAACTCAGCTATGAACTCAGCGATAACTGGCAGCTGCGTCATACGCTGGGTGTGTTCAAGCTCGACAGTGATTTCGACAACACCTACCAGACGGGTTACACCCCAGCCACCAGAAGAGTCACTCGCCAGCATTGGCAGCAGGACTTGACCACGCGCAACGTGTTCAACAACGTAGAGCTGGAAGGTGGCTTCGACACCTTCGGCCTTGAGCATCGCCTACTCACCGGTATCGAGATCGGCAGCCAGCGCCGCGATCCAAAGTTGTACAACGCCGCCACATCCGGGGCGGGCAGCTCTCCGGTACCCGCGCTGGATCTGTACAACCCGAACCGCGACTTGCGCCATACCGGACGCATGCAGGTCTCCAGCGACAACCACACAGAAGTCGAAAGCCGCGCGGTGTACGTGCAGGACCAACTGCGCCTGAACGATCAATGGCAACTACTGGCCGGTTTGCGTTACGACACCTTCGACATCGAATCGACCAACAAGCTGCGGAACATTTCCGAAGATCGCGACAGCCACAGCACCAGCCCCCGTGTAGGAATTGTCTGGACGCCGCTGCAGAATCATTCCTTCTACGCTTCCTGGACCAAGACGTTCTCGCCTGTGGGCGGCGGCCTGATCGGCATCACCCCGGGCGTGGCCGGCAACAGCAACGACTTGAGCCCGGAGCTGACCAAGCAAAAGGAAATCGGCGTGAAGAGCGACTGGCTCGACGATCGCCTGAGCACCACCCTGGCGATCTACGAACTGGAACTCTACAACCGCCGCACCAGCGATCCACTCAACCCGACCGTCACCTTGCTCACCGGCGAGCAACGCTCCCGTGGTGTCGAGCTGACCGGCACCGGCAAACTCGGTGGCAACTGGTATGTGCGCGGTGGCGTGGGCGTGCAGGACGCGACCGTCGTAAAAGACAACAATGGCTTTGAAGGCAAACGCGTCAGCAACGTGGCCAAACACAACGGCAGCCTGTTCCTGACCTGGAAACCGGAGATGGGTTGGTACGCCGAGACCGGCCTGACATTTGTCGGCGAGCGCTATGCTGACAACCTCAACACCACGGTCCTGCCGGGTTATGGACGTTGGGATGCACTGGCCGGGTTCCGGCAGAAGGATTGGGACTTGCGCGCGGCGTTGAACAACATCAGCGACAAGACCTATTACTCGTCGGCTACCAGCCAGTATCAGATTCAGCCAGGGGCGCCGCGTAGCCTGGTGGTGACCGGGACCTACAGCTTCTAA
- the aguA gene encoding agmatine deiminase → MTTLNSTPRADGFYMPAEWAPQTQTWMIWPERPDNWRLGGKPAQAAHVAVAKAIARFEPVTVAVSAGQYENARARLDVPNIRVVEMSSDDAWVRDTGPTFVINNSGEVRGVNWDFNSWGGFDGGLYSPWNRDSQVGGKILEIERNQRYRTEGFVLEGGSIHVDGEGTLITTEECLLNRNRNPHLNRADIEAVLSANLAVDKIIWLPDGLFNDETDGHVDNFCCYVRPGEVLLAWTDDPQDPNYPRCQAAMKVLESSTDAKGRPFTVHKMPIPGPLYATEEECAGVDPVDGTQERNPSVRLAGSYVNFLIVNGGIIAPSFDDPLDGPAKEILQSLFPQHEVVMVPGRELLLGGGNIHCLTQQQPAPHNE, encoded by the coding sequence ATGACCACTTTAAACAGCACCCCGCGCGCCGACGGCTTCTACATGCCCGCCGAGTGGGCGCCACAAACCCAAACCTGGATGATCTGGCCCGAGCGCCCGGACAACTGGCGCCTGGGCGGCAAACCGGCGCAAGCCGCACACGTTGCGGTGGCCAAGGCCATCGCGCGTTTTGAACCGGTGACCGTGGCGGTATCCGCCGGCCAATATGAAAACGCTCGTGCACGTCTCGACGTGCCGAATATCCGCGTGGTCGAGATGTCCAGCGATGACGCCTGGGTGCGCGACACCGGCCCGACTTTCGTCATCAACAACAGCGGCGAAGTCCGTGGTGTGAACTGGGACTTCAACTCCTGGGGCGGTTTTGACGGCGGTTTGTATTCGCCGTGGAACCGTGACTCCCAGGTCGGCGGCAAGATCCTCGAGATCGAGCGCAACCAACGCTACCGCACCGAAGGCTTCGTGCTCGAAGGCGGGTCGATTCACGTCGACGGCGAAGGCACGCTGATCACCACCGAAGAATGCCTGCTCAACCGCAATCGCAATCCGCACCTGAATCGTGCGGACATTGAAGCGGTGCTCAGCGCGAATCTGGCTGTGGATAAAATCATCTGGCTGCCGGACGGTTTGTTCAACGACGAAACTGACGGGCATGTGGATAACTTCTGCTGCTACGTGCGTCCGGGCGAAGTATTGCTGGCCTGGACCGATGACCCGCAGGACCCGAACTACCCGCGTTGCCAGGCGGCGATGAAAGTGCTGGAAAGCAGCACCGACGCCAAAGGGCGCCCATTCACGGTGCATAAGATGCCGATTCCGGGGCCGCTGTATGCGACCGAAGAAGAGTGCGCCGGTGTCGATCCGGTGGACGGCACCCAGGAACGCAATCCTAGCGTGCGTCTGGCCGGTTCCTACGTGAACTTCCTGATCGTGAACGGCGGCATCATTGCGCCGAGCTTCGACGATCCGCTGGACGGTCCGGCCAAGGAGATTCTGCAGAGCCTGTTCCCACAGCACGAAGTGGTGATGGTGCCGGGCCGCGAACTGTTACTGGGCGGCGGTAACATCCACTGCCTTACTCAACAACAGCCCGCGCCGCACAACGAGTGA
- the aguB gene encoding N-carbamoylputrescine amidase, whose product MSRIVTVAATQMACSWDLEANIETAEKLVREAAAKGAQIILIQELFEAPYFCQKPNPDYLQLATTVEDNVAIKHFQKVAKELQVVLPISFYELAGRARFNSIAIIDADGSNLGIYRKSHIPDGPGYHEKYYFNPGDTGFKVWNTRYAKIGVGICWDQWFPECARSMALLGAEILFYPTAIGSEPHDKTISSRDHWQRVQQGHAGANLMPLIASNRIGNEEQDGYDITFYGSSFIANQFGEKVQELDQTEEGVLVHSFDLDELEHVRSAWGSFRDRRPNLYNALKTLDGSLES is encoded by the coding sequence ATGAGCCGTATCGTTACCGTAGCCGCCACCCAGATGGCTTGTTCGTGGGATCTCGAAGCGAATATCGAGACCGCCGAGAAGTTGGTCCGTGAGGCCGCGGCCAAAGGTGCGCAGATCATCCTGATCCAGGAATTGTTCGAGGCGCCGTACTTCTGCCAGAAGCCGAACCCGGATTACCTGCAACTGGCCACGACCGTTGAAGACAACGTCGCCATCAAGCATTTCCAGAAAGTCGCCAAAGAACTGCAAGTGGTGCTGCCGATCAGCTTTTACGAGCTGGCGGGCCGCGCGCGGTTCAACAGCATCGCGATCATCGATGCCGACGGTTCCAACCTCGGGATTTATCGGAAAAGCCACATTCCAGACGGCCCGGGCTACCACGAAAAGTATTACTTCAACCCCGGCGATACCGGCTTCAAAGTCTGGAACACCCGTTACGCGAAAATCGGCGTGGGCATCTGCTGGGACCAGTGGTTCCCGGAATGTGCGCGTAGCATGGCGCTGCTCGGCGCGGAAATCCTGTTCTATCCGACCGCCATCGGCAGCGAGCCCCACGACAAGACCATCTCGTCCCGTGACCACTGGCAGCGTGTGCAACAGGGCCATGCCGGCGCCAACCTGATGCCGCTGATCGCCAGCAATCGCATCGGCAATGAAGAACAGGACGGCTACGACATTACCTTCTACGGCTCGTCGTTTATCGCCAACCAGTTCGGCGAAAAGGTCCAGGAACTCGACCAGACCGAAGAGGGTGTGCTGGTTCACAGCTTCGACCTCGATGAACTCGAGCACGTCCGCAGTGCATGGGGCTCGTTCCGTGATCGTCGCCCGAACCTATACAATGCGCTGAAAACCCTCGACGGTTCCCTGGAGTCCTGA
- a CDS encoding aminotransferase has translation MPLATLIHRASLPSPQVSVDQALELLQAHYGLSGSLQSLGSQQDLNFRVDAERGRFVLKICRGDYSALELQAQHAGLKHLAEHSGVPVPKVMPALNGEDLLSLEVGGQAVHARLLEYIEGQSLTHLDHLPGAVVAGFGRLCGEMDLALAGFDHAGLERTLQWDARYANALITHLLPIIENDQQRGLIADAAAHAERCLLPLVEKLPVQAIHMDITDDNVVWRLDSQRRWQLQGVIDFGDLIRTWRITDLSVTCAALLHHANGDPFYIVPAVQAYHAINPLQHEELQALWPLIVARAAVLVLSGEQQVSVDPGNQYSRDNLTHEWEIFRVATSVPLELMEAAILTAVGQHLPSIGSEGFAPLLPSLVGREFALIDLGVLSPHFEAGNWEQEGIDQRLLTEAAATHGLAASRYGQYRLSRTRPDSATEPDTCPLHVELRVPVGTAVESPFAGVVHQPAAGVLQLDGPQLSVRLWGVTPSLHVGAALVKGQVLGSVSGPLIVQLCRGASFDAPLFCSPSRALAWQALCPSPAVLLGLACDAEEELDSQTLLARRDASFARTQKHYYVDPPRIERGWRNHLIDMQGRSYLDMLNNVAVLGHGHPRMAAVASRQWSLLNTNSRFNYAAVAEFSERLLKLAPDSMDRVFLVNSGSEANDLAIRLAWAYSGGRDMLSVLEAYHGWTVGADAVSTSIADNPKALSSRPDWVHPVIAPNTYRGEFRGPDSAPDYVRSVEHNLAKIAEQKRQLAGFICEPVYGNAGGISLPPGYLQQVYALVRAQGGVCIADEVQVGYGRMGHFFWGFEEQGVVPDIITMAKGMGNGQPLGAVITRREIAEALEAEGYFFSSAGGSPVSCQIGMAVLDVMEEEKLWENAQVVGGYFKQRLEALIDIHPLVGAVHGSGFYLGVELIRNRETLEPATEETTALCDRLRELGIFMQPTGDFLNVLKIKPPMVTSRQSVDFFVDMLSKVLAEGL, from the coding sequence ATGCCGCTCGCCACGTTGATTCACCGCGCCAGTTTGCCCAGCCCCCAAGTGTCTGTGGATCAAGCGCTAGAGCTGTTGCAGGCACATTACGGGTTGAGCGGCTCATTGCAGTCCCTGGGCAGCCAGCAGGACCTCAACTTTCGCGTCGACGCCGAGCGCGGCCGTTTCGTCCTGAAAATCTGCCGGGGTGATTACTCGGCGCTGGAACTACAAGCACAGCACGCGGGGCTCAAGCATTTGGCCGAACATTCCGGCGTGCCGGTGCCGAAAGTGATGCCTGCGCTTAATGGTGAAGACCTGCTGTCGCTGGAAGTCGGCGGGCAGGCCGTGCATGCGCGCCTGCTGGAGTACATCGAAGGCCAGTCGCTGACGCATCTCGATCATTTGCCGGGTGCAGTGGTCGCCGGTTTCGGTCGGCTCTGCGGTGAAATGGATCTGGCCCTGGCCGGTTTCGACCACGCGGGGCTGGAGCGCACGTTGCAGTGGGACGCCCGCTACGCTAACGCCTTGATCACCCACCTGCTGCCGATCATCGAGAATGATCAGCAACGCGGGTTGATTGCCGACGCCGCTGCACACGCTGAACGATGCTTGCTGCCGTTGGTGGAGAAGCTGCCGGTGCAGGCGATTCACATGGACATCACCGACGACAACGTGGTCTGGCGCCTTGATTCGCAACGCCGTTGGCAGTTGCAGGGCGTGATCGATTTCGGTGATCTGATCCGCACCTGGCGCATTACCGATCTGTCGGTGACCTGCGCGGCTTTGCTGCACCACGCCAATGGCGATCCGTTCTACATAGTGCCGGCGGTCCAGGCTTATCACGCGATCAATCCGTTGCAGCATGAAGAGTTGCAAGCGCTCTGGCCGTTGATCGTGGCTCGCGCGGCAGTGCTGGTGCTCAGTGGCGAGCAGCAGGTCAGCGTTGATCCAGGCAATCAATACAGTCGCGACAACCTGACCCACGAATGGGAAATCTTCCGCGTTGCGACTTCGGTGCCATTGGAGTTGATGGAAGCGGCTATTTTGACCGCCGTCGGCCAGCACCTGCCGAGTATCGGCAGTGAAGGTTTCGCTCCGTTGTTGCCGAGCCTGGTCGGTCGTGAATTTGCCCTGATTGACCTGGGCGTTCTCAGTCCGCATTTCGAGGCCGGTAACTGGGAGCAAGAAGGGATTGATCAGCGTCTGCTGACCGAAGCCGCGGCGACCCACGGTCTGGCGGCCAGTCGTTATGGTCAATACCGTTTGTCCCGCACCCGGCCGGACAGCGCTACTGAGCCGGATACCTGCCCTCTGCACGTGGAATTGCGAGTGCCGGTTGGCACCGCCGTCGAATCACCGTTTGCCGGTGTTGTTCACCAACCGGCGGCGGGCGTGTTGCAACTCGACGGCCCGCAACTGAGCGTGCGCCTGTGGGGCGTGACCCCGTCGCTGCACGTCGGTGCGGCGCTGGTCAAAGGTCAGGTGCTGGGTTCGGTCAGCGGGCCGCTGATCGTGCAGTTGTGCCGAGGGGCTTCGTTCGATGCGCCGCTGTTTTGCTCGCCGTCCCGCGCGTTGGCCTGGCAAGCGTTGTGTCCGTCGCCGGCAGTGCTGCTGGGGCTGGCGTGTGATGCTGAAGAAGAACTCGATTCGCAGACTTTGTTGGCCCGTCGCGACGCGAGTTTCGCCCGCACTCAAAAACATTATTACGTCGATCCGCCGCGCATTGAGCGCGGCTGGCGCAATCACCTGATCGACATGCAGGGCCGCTCCTACCTCGACATGCTCAACAACGTCGCGGTGCTTGGTCACGGTCATCCACGCATGGCTGCTGTCGCCAGTCGTCAGTGGTCGCTGCTCAATACCAACTCTCGGTTTAACTACGCGGCAGTTGCCGAGTTCTCCGAGCGTTTGTTGAAGTTGGCGCCGGATTCCATGGACCGCGTGTTCCTGGTCAACAGCGGCAGCGAGGCCAACGACTTGGCGATTCGCCTGGCGTGGGCTTACAGCGGCGGGCGCGACATGCTCAGCGTGCTTGAGGCCTATCACGGCTGGACGGTGGGTGCGGACGCAGTTTCGACTTCGATTGCCGACAACCCCAAGGCTTTGAGCAGCCGCCCGGACTGGGTGCATCCGGTCATCGCGCCGAACACCTATCGCGGCGAATTCCGTGGCCCGGACAGCGCGCCGGACTACGTGCGCAGCGTCGAGCACAACCTCGCGAAAATCGCCGAGCAGAAACGCCAGTTGGCCGGTTTCATCTGTGAGCCGGTGTACGGCAACGCGGGCGGAATCTCGTTGCCGCCGGGCTATTTGCAGCAGGTGTATGCGCTGGTCCGCGCCCAGGGCGGCGTGTGCATCGCCGATGAAGTGCAGGTTGGTTATGGCCGTATGGGCCACTTTTTCTGGGGCTTCGAAGAGCAGGGCGTGGTGCCGGACATCATCACCATGGCCAAGGGCATGGGCAACGGCCAGCCATTGGGCGCGGTGATCACTCGCCGGGAAATCGCCGAAGCGCTGGAGGCCGAGGGGTATTTCTTCTCGTCGGCGGGCGGCAGTCCGGTCAGTTGCCAGATCGGCATGGCAGTGCTGGATGTGATGGAAGAGGAAAAACTCTGGGAAAACGCGCAGGTCGTCGGCGGCTATTTCAAGCAGCGGCTTGAAGCGCTGATCGATATTCACCCGCTGGTGGGCGCGGTGCATGGTTCCGGTTTTTACCTGGGCGTAGAACTGATCCGAAACCGCGAAACTTTGGAGCCGGCGACCGAAGAAACCACGGCGCTGTGTGATCGCCTGCGTGAGCTGGGGATTTTCATGCAGCCGACGGGGGATTTCCTCAACGTCCTCAAGATCAAACCGCCGATGGTGACCTCGCGGCAGAGTGTGGATTTCTTTGTCGATATGCTCTCGAAGGTGCTCGCAGAAGGCCTGTAA